A genomic segment from Ignavibacteriales bacterium encodes:
- a CDS encoding DUF134 domain-containing protein, with product MPRPEKKRKIRCSPASYYFKPRGISLPDLHEIELAQDELEAIRLADLNGLFQEEAAVKMLVSRATFGRIIIRAHQKVADAIINGKAIRISETLPHSINAKSKQICSNCGCRSRTMLQNKKCNNCLSNIKE from the coding sequence ATGCCAAGACCCGAAAAGAAAAGAAAGATTAGATGCAGTCCTGCTTCATATTATTTTAAACCACGCGGAATCTCTTTACCTGATCTTCATGAAATAGAACTAGCACAGGACGAGCTTGAAGCAATACGGCTGGCGGATTTGAATGGATTATTCCAAGAAGAGGCTGCGGTAAAAATGCTTGTTTCTCGCGCAACTTTTGGAAGAATAATAATCAGAGCACACCAAAAAGTGGCTGACGCCATCATTAATGGAAAAGCAATTCGTATTTCGGAAACTTTACCTCATTCAATTAATGCTAAATCAAAACAAATTTGCAGTAATTGTGGATGCAGATCTAGAACAATGCTGCAAAATAAAAAATGTAATAACTGTTTATCAAATATAAAGGAGTAA
- the rfaD gene encoding ADP-glyceromanno-heptose 6-epimerase, whose protein sequence is MIVVTGGAGFIGSAIVWKLNQLGKSNIIIVDELGKDEKWKNLVGLQYEDFIHKHDFIEQILDDIIPYNVEAIIHMGANSSTTEKDADHLMNNNFHYTKELAKYCVEKNIRFIYASSAATYGDGNLGFDDDENKIETLRPLNMYGYSKQLFDMWAKRNKVLDKIVGIKYFNVYGPNEYHKNDMRSVVHKAFEQARGTGKVKLFKSLNPDYRDGEQKRDFIYVKDAVDMTLYFLDKPDTNGIYNVGAGKARTWNDLVTTLFNAIGIPVNIEYIDLPPHLAAKYQYYTEADLTKIRSAGYTKATTSLEVGVTDYVKNYLLKNTFLGY, encoded by the coding sequence ATGATAGTTGTTACAGGCGGTGCCGGGTTTATCGGAAGTGCAATTGTTTGGAAATTAAATCAGCTTGGGAAAAGCAATATTATAATTGTTGATGAACTTGGTAAAGATGAGAAATGGAAAAATCTGGTTGGATTACAGTACGAAGATTTTATACACAAACATGATTTTATTGAACAAATTTTGGATGATATAATTCCTTATAATGTTGAAGCAATTATACACATGGGCGCAAATTCTTCTACAACAGAAAAAGATGCTGACCACTTAATGAATAATAATTTTCACTACACAAAAGAGCTTGCTAAATATTGTGTTGAAAAAAATATTCGGTTTATTTATGCATCTTCTGCAGCAACTTATGGCGATGGCAATCTAGGTTTTGATGATGATGAAAATAAAATTGAAACATTGCGTCCATTAAATATGTATGGTTACTCAAAGCAACTTTTTGATATGTGGGCAAAACGAAATAAAGTTTTGGATAAAATTGTTGGTATAAAATATTTTAATGTTTATGGACCAAACGAATATCATAAAAATGATATGCGTTCGGTTGTGCATAAGGCTTTTGAACAAGCTAGAGGTACTGGGAAAGTGAAATTATTTAAATCTCTAAATCCTGATTACAGAGATGGCGAACAAAAACGCGATTTTATCTATGTTAAAGATGCTGTTGATATGACTTTATATTTTTTAGATAAACCCGATACAAATGGAATTTATAATGTTGGTGCAGGAAAAGCTAGAACGTGGAATGATCTTGTAACAACTTTATTTAATGCTATTGGAATACCTGTTAACATAGAATATATTGATTTGCCACCACATCTTGCAGCAAAGTACCAATATTATACGGAAGCAGATCTTACTAAGATAAGATCTGCGGGATACACAAAAGCAACAACATCATTAGAGGTTGGAGTTACTGATTATGTTAAAAACTATCTTTTAAAAAATACTTTTTTGGGATATTGA
- a CDS encoding T9SS type A sorting domain-containing protein, which yields MKLLFGFLFICSAQHFSQSYLNILLSNDSYKNSQISELKKITFNTSGDVIYFHLSDLSVVSENTANIKRFLFSDTPQGNPLPVELSSFSAVQIGSDVLLKWRTETELNNYGFDVERTINIIGSTEHWAKIGFVEGNGNSNSPKDYSFRDVPKIGSKYYYRLKQIDSDGKIEYSNVINIDIKMPNEYAIYQNYPNPFNPATSITYNLPADGMVSLKVYDMLGGEVTTLINENQKAGVYTIPFNGRDLSSGIYICKMSADKFVSSIKMILIK from the coding sequence ATGAAACTGTTATTCGGATTTCTGTTCATTTGTTCGGCTCAGCATTTCTCGCAGTCATATCTCAATATTCTATTATCCAACGATAGTTATAAAAATTCTCAAATCAGTGAGTTGAAAAAAATTACATTCAATACCAGTGGTGATGTAATTTATTTTCATTTATCTGATCTTTCGGTTGTATCCGAAAACACTGCAAATATTAAGAGATTTCTTTTTAGTGATACTCCCCAGGGCAATCCGTTGCCTGTTGAACTTTCTTCTTTTAGTGCTGTTCAAATTGGATCAGATGTTCTGCTGAAATGGAGAACAGAGACAGAGTTAAACAATTATGGATTTGATGTCGAGAGGACAATTAATATTATTGGTTCAACCGAGCATTGGGCCAAAATCGGATTTGTTGAAGGTAACGGGAATAGTAATAGCCCAAAAGATTATTCTTTTCGTGATGTTCCAAAAATAGGAAGCAAATACTATTACCGGTTAAAACAAATTGATTCTGATGGAAAAATAGAATACAGCAATGTGATAAACATTGATATAAAAATGCCGAATGAATATGCGATTTATCAGAATTATCCAAATCCATTTAATCCGGCAACAAGCATAACATATAACCTGCCCGCTGATGGAATGGTATCACTTAAAGTTTATGATATGCTTGGCGGTGAAGTAACAACATTGATTAATGAGAATCAGAAAGCAGGGGTATATACAATTCCTTTTAATGGTAGAGATCTATCTAGCGGAATTTACATCTGTAAAATGTCCGCGGATAAGTTTGTTTCTTCTATAAAAATGATTCTTATCAAATAA
- a CDS encoding RNA-binding protein, which yields MSTKLFVGSLPWSVDDEALREAFEGHGSVVSAKVVKDRDTGRSRGFGFVEMENSSEAEVAMKALNDSELKGRNIVVNEAKSRS from the coding sequence GTGAGTACTAAGTTATTTGTGGGTTCTCTCCCATGGTCGGTAGACGACGAAGCATTAAGAGAAGCATTTGAAGGACACGGAAGTGTTGTTTCAGCAAAAGTAGTTAAAGACCGCGATACCGGTAGATCCAGAGGATTCGGTTTCGTTGAAATGGAGAACTCCTCCGAAGCAGAAGTTGCTATGAAAGCATTAAATGATTCGGAATTAAAAGGAAGAAATATCGTAGTTAATGAAGCAAAATCACGCAGCTAA
- a CDS encoding S9 family peptidase, with translation MKSKKHIFFILAILISFSVSAQKRAFTIEDLYKIKNVSTPVLSNSGDKIAYTVTEYDLPKGKTINNVYVMNTNGSSLISVSEKLAGAHSPFWSSNDELYLMYKNQVYKYSLETKDTLKITDFYAGVQDPVLSNDGRYIAFVAELFPECGTDNDCNKKFDTSSTDGPMQAYIADELMFRHWTDYKGEKESYLVLFDIRENKYQTIVKSDVLSGTYMLGGGPKYAFSPDSRVLSYVSTPEKNISNSTNTDIYLLPIGGTGSVNVTLANNAWDGAPVYSPDGKYIAYKTQVIPGFEADRYRVAVYNTQTLQSEILTESFDYTTDNLSWSSDSKSICFLADNHGYSPVYSVDIQTKNISKLTDDKAVRGYQASNDGKTLYLTFTTVDKPTEIFTYNISAGMYSQITFYNKKLAEEVDIRPAEQMWVDGADGVPVHVFIVKPHGYQEYTKYPLVINVHGGPQMQWMDSFRGDWQVYPGSGYVVAFLNPHGSTGYGSSYTEAISKDWGGKVFEDVMKVTEALEKLPYVDSNRMGAMGWSYGGYMMNWLQGHTTKFKCLASMMGVYDLESMWGATEELWFANWDFGGQPWNSELYNKFSPSNYVQNFATPTLIITGEKDYRVPYTQSIQYFNTLQSLGIDSRLIIFKNDGHWPNNVKSMPLYYNSHLEWFNKYLGGASAPYDSKELVKNNVFK, from the coding sequence ATGAAATCAAAAAAACATATATTCTTTATTTTGGCAATTTTAATTTCGTTTTCCGTTAGCGCGCAGAAACGTGCATTTACAATTGAAGATCTATATAAAATAAAAAACGTTAGCACACCTGTACTTTCAAACTCAGGAGATAAAATTGCATATACGGTTACTGAGTACGACCTTCCAAAAGGTAAAACAATTAACAACGTTTATGTAATGAATACTAATGGTTCATCGCTTATCAGCGTTTCAGAAAAATTAGCCGGAGCACATTCGCCCTTCTGGTCTTCAAACGATGAACTTTATTTGATGTATAAAAATCAGGTTTATAAATACTCGCTTGAAACAAAAGATACCCTGAAAATAACTGATTTTTATGCCGGAGTTCAAGATCCTGTGCTTTCCAATGACGGAAGATATATTGCTTTTGTTGCAGAACTTTTCCCCGAATGTGGAACAGACAATGATTGCAATAAAAAATTTGATACCTCTTCCACAGATGGTCCGATGCAGGCATACATTGCTGACGAACTTATGTTTAGACATTGGACAGATTACAAAGGAGAAAAAGAGTCTTATCTTGTTTTATTTGATATAAGAGAAAATAAATATCAAACTATTGTCAAGAGCGATGTTCTTTCAGGAACATACATGCTTGGCGGCGGACCAAAGTATGCCTTTTCTCCTGATAGTAGAGTATTAAGTTATGTATCTACCCCAGAAAAAAATATTTCTAATTCTACAAACACAGATATTTATTTATTGCCTATTGGAGGAACTGGTTCTGTTAATGTAACATTAGCAAACAATGCCTGGGATGGTGCTCCGGTTTATTCGCCAGATGGAAAATATATTGCGTATAAAACTCAAGTTATTCCGGGATTTGAGGCAGATAGATATAGAGTTGCTGTTTACAACACTCAAACACTTCAATCAGAAATCCTAACTGAAAGTTTTGATTACACAACAGATAATCTTTCATGGTCTTCCGATTCAAAATCAATTTGTTTTTTAGCGGATAATCATGGATACAGTCCTGTTTACAGTGTTGATATCCAAACAAAAAATATTTCCAAATTAACAGATGATAAAGCAGTGCGCGGCTATCAGGCTAGTAATGATGGAAAAACTCTCTATCTAACTTTTACAACTGTTGATAAGCCAACAGAGATATTTACTTACAATATAAGCGCCGGTATGTATTCGCAAATAACATTTTATAATAAAAAATTAGCGGAAGAAGTTGATATTCGTCCTGCTGAACAAATGTGGGTTGATGGTGCTGACGGTGTTCCGGTTCATGTTTTTATAGTAAAGCCACACGGTTATCAGGAATACACAAAGTACCCACTTGTAATAAATGTACACGGCGGACCCCAAATGCAATGGATGGATTCATTCCGCGGCGATTGGCAGGTTTATCCGGGCTCCGGTTATGTTGTTGCGTTTTTAAATCCGCATGGGTCAACAGGGTACGGTAGCAGTTATACTGAAGCAATTTCCAAAGATTGGGGCGGAAAAGTTTTTGAAGATGTAATGAAAGTTACCGAAGCATTAGAAAAACTTCCTTATGTGGATAGCAACAGAATGGGCGCAATGGGATGGTCTTATGGCGGATATATGATGAACTGGTTGCAGGGGCATACAACAAAATTCAAATGTTTAGCTTCAATGATGGGCGTATATGATTTAGAATCTATGTGGGGCGCCACAGAAGAGTTGTGGTTTGCAAATTGGGATTTTGGTGGGCAGCCATGGAATTCCGAATTATACAATAAGTTTTCGCCTTCTAACTATGTGCAAAATTTTGCAACTCCAACTTTAATTATCACAGGTGAAAAAGATTATCGTGTACCTTATACGCAAAGTATACAATATTTTAATACTCTTCAATCATTAGGAATAGATAGCAGATTAATAATATTTAAAAATGATGGCCATTGGCCAAACAATGTGAAATCAATGCCGCTCTATTATAATTCACATCTTGAGTGGTTTAACAAATATCTTGGCGGGGCATCTGCTCCTTATGATTCAAAAGAATTGGTTAAGAATAACGTTTTCAAATAA
- the metH gene encoding methionine synthase has protein sequence MKATVKKLKKLLSERILVIDGAMGTMIQRHKLTEKDFRGERFKDYPSDLKGNNDLLSITQPEIIKGIHREYFAAGADIVETNTFNSTVISQADYNMQSLVYELNFESAKIAKEVADEFNKKFPDKPRFVAGALGPTNKTLSLSPNVNDPGYRAVTFDEVAEAYYEAARGLTDGGADIILIETIFDTLNAKAAIFGVEKLITQRSLDIPVMLSGTIVDQSGRTLSGQTIEAFYTAVSHAKNLVSVGLNCALGAKQMRPFVEDLSNVSDKFLSVYPNAGLPNEMGGYDETPQTMASVLEDFLKSGFVNVVGGCCGTTPEHIKEISQIVKNYKPRIPKTQEPYLRLSGLEPVVLRPDSNFMNIGERTNVTGSKKFARLIKENNYDEALSVARDQVEGGAQVLDINMDEGMLDSEAAMTKFINLLEAEPDIAKLPIMIDSSKWSVIEAGLKCLQGKGIVNSISLKEGEEVFREHARKVLSYGAAVIVMAFDEKGQADTLDRRKEICARAYKILTQEIGFPPQDIIFDPNILAIATGIEEHSNYAVDYLEVARWIKQNLPLAKISGGVSNLSFSFRGNDTVREAMHSAFLFHAIKAGMDMGIVNAGQLEVYEEIPKSLLEKVEDVIFNRKPDATERLIEFAETIKKKDKVEEKAEDWRKTSVEERLKHALIKGTVDFIDVDVEEIRKQYSQPIEIIEGPLMAGMSVVGDLFGAGKMFLPQVVKSARVMKKAVAILIPYIEAEKEKNKSTREQGKVLMATVKGDVHDIGKNIVGVVLGCNNYNVIDLGVMVHTEKILQTAIDEKVDAIGLSGLITPSLDEMVHVAKEMERRGMNIPLLIGGATTSRIHTAVKISPNYSGPVIHVLDASRSVPVVSNLLNENAIEREKYIQSFKDEYIQLRDDYSKRKSDKNYISLEKARQNKLNINWEKTEIKKPNKLGITILNDLNLATLRDYIDWTPFFTTWELKGKYPTIFEDKTVGTEAKKLFDDANTLLDKIISEKLLTANGVVGLFPANSIGFDDIEVYSDESRKGVKRVLHTMRQQIQKSQREPNVALADFIAPKESGIEDYIGMFAVTAGVGIEKIVEKFEKEHDDYNSIMVKAIADRLAEAFAEHLHELVRKEYWGYATDEKFSNQELIKENYVGIRPAPGYPAQPDHTEKPIIFSLLDVEKNTGIKLTESMAMYPAASVSGLYFSHSESKYFSVGKIEQDQVLDYHKRKGMSVEELEKWLSPILAY, from the coding sequence ATGAAAGCAACAGTTAAAAAATTAAAAAAGTTATTGTCGGAACGAATTCTTGTTATCGATGGCGCGATGGGCACAATGATCCAACGCCACAAATTAACGGAGAAAGATTTTCGTGGTGAGCGTTTTAAAGATTACCCATCCGATTTAAAAGGCAACAACGATTTACTTTCTATAACGCAGCCTGAAATTATAAAAGGAATTCACAGAGAATACTTTGCTGCAGGTGCGGATATTGTTGAAACAAATACTTTTAATTCAACTGTTATATCTCAAGCTGATTATAATATGCAATCTCTTGTGTATGAACTGAATTTTGAATCAGCAAAAATTGCTAAAGAAGTTGCAGATGAATTCAATAAAAAATTTCCAGATAAACCAAGATTTGTTGCCGGGGCTTTAGGACCAACAAACAAAACGCTTTCGCTTTCTCCAAACGTTAACGATCCGGGTTACCGCGCAGTAACTTTTGACGAAGTTGCAGAGGCATACTATGAAGCTGCACGCGGCTTAACTGACGGCGGCGCAGATATAATTCTTATAGAAACAATTTTTGATACGCTAAATGCAAAAGCCGCAATCTTTGGGGTTGAAAAATTAATAACACAAAGATCACTAGATATTCCTGTGATGCTTTCCGGTACTATCGTAGATCAAAGCGGAAGAACATTATCAGGACAAACTATTGAAGCCTTTTATACAGCGGTATCCCATGCAAAAAACCTTGTTAGTGTTGGTTTAAATTGTGCGCTTGGCGCAAAACAAATGCGTCCATTTGTAGAAGATCTTTCAAATGTTTCAGACAAGTTTTTATCTGTTTATCCAAACGCTGGCTTGCCGAATGAAATGGGTGGATATGATGAAACTCCACAAACAATGGCAAGCGTGTTAGAAGATTTTCTTAAAAGTGGTTTTGTAAATGTTGTTGGCGGATGCTGCGGTACAACGCCGGAACACATAAAAGAAATCTCACAAATTGTAAAAAATTATAAACCAAGAATTCCCAAAACGCAAGAACCTTATTTGCGCTTAAGTGGACTTGAACCAGTTGTGCTGCGCCCAGATTCAAATTTTATGAATATCGGTGAACGTACAAATGTAACAGGATCAAAAAAGTTTGCTCGACTTATTAAAGAAAACAACTACGATGAAGCTCTGTCTGTTGCTAGAGACCAAGTTGAAGGCGGCGCACAAGTTTTAGATATAAATATGGATGAGGGCATGCTGGATTCTGAAGCAGCTATGACCAAGTTTATTAATTTACTTGAAGCAGAGCCAGATATTGCAAAGCTTCCAATTATGATTGATTCTTCCAAATGGAGTGTAATCGAAGCTGGATTAAAATGCCTGCAGGGAAAAGGAATTGTAAATTCAATTTCACTTAAAGAGGGCGAAGAAGTTTTTAGAGAGCATGCAAGAAAAGTTTTAAGTTATGGAGCCGCCGTTATCGTAATGGCGTTTGATGAAAAAGGACAAGCCGATACTTTGGATAGACGTAAAGAAATTTGCGCTCGAGCATATAAAATTTTAACACAAGAAATTGGTTTTCCTCCGCAGGACATAATTTTTGACCCAAATATCCTCGCTATTGCAACTGGAATTGAAGAACATAGCAACTATGCCGTTGATTATCTTGAAGTCGCAAGATGGATAAAACAAAATTTACCTCTTGCAAAAATCAGCGGCGGAGTGAGTAATCTTTCTTTTTCTTTTAGAGGAAACGATACTGTTCGTGAAGCAATGCATTCAGCATTTCTTTTCCATGCCATAAAAGCTGGAATGGATATGGGAATTGTTAATGCAGGTCAGCTAGAGGTTTATGAAGAGATTCCAAAATCGCTTTTAGAAAAAGTTGAAGACGTTATATTTAATAGAAAACCCGATGCAACAGAACGACTAATTGAATTTGCCGAAACAATTAAAAAGAAAGATAAGGTTGAAGAAAAAGCAGAAGACTGGCGTAAGACATCAGTTGAAGAGAGATTAAAACACGCGCTTATAAAAGGAACTGTAGATTTTATTGATGTAGATGTTGAAGAAATTAGAAAACAGTATTCTCAGCCTATAGAAATTATTGAGGGACCTTTAATGGCTGGCATGAGTGTGGTTGGTGATTTGTTCGGAGCTGGAAAAATGTTTTTGCCGCAGGTCGTTAAAAGTGCAAGAGTAATGAAGAAGGCTGTTGCTATATTAATCCCCTATATCGAAGCGGAGAAAGAAAAAAACAAAAGCACACGAGAACAAGGAAAAGTTTTGATGGCAACCGTTAAGGGGGATGTTCATGATATTGGGAAAAACATTGTTGGCGTTGTTCTTGGCTGTAACAATTATAATGTAATAGATCTTGGCGTAATGGTTCATACTGAAAAAATTCTGCAAACAGCCATAGATGAAAAAGTTGATGCAATTGGTTTAAGCGGACTTATAACCCCTTCACTCGATGAAATGGTTCACGTTGCAAAAGAAATGGAAAGACGCGGAATGAATATTCCATTATTAATTGGTGGGGCAACAACTTCTAGAATTCATACTGCTGTAAAGATTTCTCCAAATTATAGCGGTCCAGTTATTCATGTTTTAGATGCTTCACGAAGTGTTCCCGTAGTATCAAATCTTTTAAATGAAAACGCCATTGAGAGAGAAAAGTATATTCAATCTTTTAAAGATGAGTATATACAATTACGAGACGATTACTCTAAACGCAAATCAGATAAAAATTATATTTCTTTGGAAAAAGCAAGACAGAACAAATTAAATATTAATTGGGAAAAAACGGAAATCAAAAAACCCAATAAGCTAGGCATAACAATTCTTAACGATTTAAATCTTGCTACTTTGCGCGATTATATTGATTGGACACCATTCTTTACTACCTGGGAACTTAAAGGAAAATATCCAACAATATTTGAAGATAAAACTGTTGGAACAGAAGCTAAAAAACTTTTTGATGACGCTAATACACTTTTGGATAAGATAATTTCTGAAAAACTTCTTACAGCAAACGGAGTGGTTGGATTGTTTCCTGCAAACTCAATTGGTTTTGATGACATTGAAGTTTATTCTGATGAATCCCGAAAAGGAGTTAAAAGAGTTCTACACACGATGAGGCAGCAAATTCAAAAATCACAAAGGGAACCCAATGTTGCCCTGGCAGATTTTATCGCACCAAAAGAATCTGGGATAGAAGATTATATAGGTATGTTTGCCGTAACAGCTGGAGTTGGAATCGAAAAGATTGTAGAAAAATTTGAAAAGGAGCACGATGATTATAACAGCATTATGGTTAAAGCAATTGCAGATAGATTGGCAGAAGCTTTTGCTGAGCATCTTCATGAACTTGTTAGAAAAGAATATTGGGGATATGCAACTGATGAAAAATTCTCAAACCAAGAACTAATAAAAGAAAATTATGTGGGGATCCGCCCGGCTCCCGGTTATCCAGCTCAACCCGATCACACAGAAAAGCCAATTATCTTTTCTTTGCTTGATGTTGAAAAAAATACGGGAATCAAACTAACCGAAAGTATGGCAATGTACCCGGCAGCAAGTGTAAGCGGATTATATTTCTCTCATTCCGAATCAAAGTATTTTAGTGTTGGAAAAATTGAGCAGGATCAGGTACTTGATTATCACAAACGCAAAGGAATGAGTGTTGAAGAACTTGAAAAATGGCTAAGCCCGATTTTAGCTTATTAA
- a CDS encoding RNA-binding protein, which translates to MNIFVGNLSNDVTEEDLNNLFSEFGQVKEVKIIRDMFSQQTKGFGFVEMPGLADAQKAINGLNTKEVKGKKLVVNEARPKTDSRKRFNGGGGGGGRSGGSGGGQNNRRRY; encoded by the coding sequence ATGAATATCTTCGTTGGCAATTTGTCAAACGATGTTACTGAAGAAGATTTAAATAATCTTTTTTCAGAGTTCGGACAGGTAAAAGAAGTTAAAATTATTCGCGATATGTTTTCGCAGCAGACTAAAGGATTTGGATTTGTTGAAATGCCTGGGCTTGCAGATGCACAAAAAGCGATTAACGGATTAAACACTAAAGAAGTTAAGGGTAAAAAACTTGTAGTAAACGAAGCTCGCCCTAAAACTGACAGCAGAAAACGCTTTAATGGCGGCGGTGGCGGTGGTGGCCGATCAGGCGGAAGCGGCGGCGGACAAAATAACAGACGCAGATATTAA
- a CDS encoding TlpA family protein disulfide reductase has protein sequence MFSLSGEKSFFIDSISADNYTYKFNFGTNHSGFYRLIFNNKKWLDFIYDGEDIEIEVDASSKNAPPKIINSDENKIYYDFIELNKDYKTKSELLFLILNNYPDNDNYYQTTKETLAKLQEEYLYFVNITAQSKPSSFISKYVLSAQLPIIDADLRGKDQLNYLKLFALDKVDFTKDELIYSDVFTNKTIEYLSYYSNPQLPMELLEKGFQTAVDTILHKAKVNDIVYKHITEYLLDGFKKFGFDNVINYIIENYVVKDDICLDEKLETALERRIQQSKNFKTGHIVPNILLPDSSGSLVDLSKIKSEKTLIIFYASWCPHCKKMLPEIYELYKNQEVKKVEVFAVSIDTLKTDWLSFVESNKLNWINVCDLQGWDGNTAIDYYLYATPTMFMLDGQKKIISPPVSVQELKSIF, from the coding sequence TTGTTTTCTTTATCCGGTGAAAAATCTTTTTTCATTGATTCAATTTCTGCAGATAACTACACATATAAATTTAATTTTGGTACTAATCATTCCGGTTTTTATCGTCTGATCTTTAATAATAAAAAATGGTTAGACTTTATTTATGATGGCGAAGATATTGAGATTGAAGTTGATGCATCAAGTAAAAACGCACCACCTAAAATCATAAATTCTGATGAAAATAAGATCTATTATGATTTTATAGAGCTTAACAAAGATTACAAAACCAAATCAGAACTTCTATTTTTAATATTAAACAATTACCCAGATAACGATAACTATTATCAAACAACAAAGGAAACTCTTGCAAAATTGCAGGAAGAGTATCTTTACTTTGTTAACATCACTGCCCAATCAAAACCAAGTTCATTCATTTCGAAATATGTTCTTTCAGCACAGCTGCCGATTATCGATGCAGATCTAAGGGGAAAAGATCAGTTAAATTATCTTAAGTTATTTGCACTTGATAAAGTTGACTTTACAAAAGATGAACTTATTTACTCTGATGTATTTACAAACAAAACAATTGAATATTTAAGTTATTACAGCAATCCTCAATTGCCAATGGAGCTACTTGAAAAAGGATTTCAAACCGCTGTTGATACGATATTACATAAAGCAAAAGTAAATGACATTGTTTATAAACATATTACAGAATATCTGCTTGATGGTTTTAAGAAATTCGGTTTTGATAATGTAATAAACTACATAATCGAAAATTACGTTGTTAAAGATGATATATGTCTTGATGAAAAACTTGAAACGGCATTAGAAAGAAGAATTCAGCAATCAAAAAATTTTAAAACAGGACACATAGTCCCCAATATTTTATTACCAGATTCCTCCGGCTCTTTAGTAGATCTGAGTAAAATAAAATCAGAAAAAACATTAATTATTTTTTACGCTAGCTGGTGCCCGCATTGCAAAAAGATGCTGCCGGAAATTTATGAACTCTATAAAAATCAGGAAGTTAAAAAAGTTGAGGTGTTTGCTGTTTCAATTGATACATTAAAAACAGATTGGCTGAGTTTTGTAGAATCAAACAAACTAAACTGGATAAATGTCTGCGATTTGCAGGGATGGGATGGAAATACAGCGATTGACTATTACCTTTATGCAACACCCACAATGTTCATGCTCGATGGTCAGAAAAAAATCATATCCCCACCAGTATCCGTTCAGGAATTAAAAAGTATTTTTTAA
- a CDS encoding 8-oxo-dGTP diphosphatase yields the protein MKLATLCYVMDNKTESTLMIHRVKKQNDYHEGKWNGLGGKFEQGESPEDCAIREIEEECGLRVKSITMKGFITFPMFDGKEDWYVFLFIANDFEGNLIDSPEGNLAWIENKKLTELNLWDGDKIFIPWLFEDKFFSAKFIYENGKYVNHDVSFY from the coding sequence ATGAAACTTGCCACACTTTGTTATGTAATGGATAATAAAACAGAATCAACATTAATGATTCATCGTGTAAAAAAACAAAACGATTATCACGAAGGAAAATGGAATGGCCTAGGCGGTAAATTTGAACAAGGTGAGTCACCCGAAGATTGCGCAATTAGAGAAATTGAAGAAGAGTGCGGATTAAGAGTCAAGTCCATTACAATGAAAGGATTTATAACTTTTCCAATGTTTGATGGAAAAGAAGATTGGTATGTTTTTCTTTTTATTGCTAATGATTTTGAAGGTAATTTGATTGATTCCCCGGAAGGAAATCTTGCATGGATAGAAAACAAGAAATTAACAGAGTTAAATCTTTGGGATGGCGATAAAATATTTATTCCCTGGTTATTTGAAGATAAATTCTTCAGCGCAAAGTTTATTTATGAAAATGGAAAGTACGTTAATCACGATGTTAGTTTTTATTGA
- a CDS encoding DUF2721 domain-containing protein, with amino-acid sequence MNIDITTPALLFPTISLLLLAYTNRFLTLATLIRSLHQNYKEKPNHVLLSQIENMRKRVYLIKHMQGVGIASLFLCVLCMFLLFSGKVELGEYVFGLSLIMLLVSLVLSLREIAISVDALELHLSDIEASPNKKD; translated from the coding sequence ATGAATATTGACATTACCACTCCCGCTCTTTTATTTCCAACAATCTCATTATTGCTGCTTGCATACACAAACCGATTTTTAACTCTTGCTACTTTAATTCGTTCCTTACATCAGAATTATAAAGAAAAACCAAACCATGTTTTATTAAGCCAAATCGAAAATATGCGCAAGCGCGTATATCTAATCAAACATATGCAAGGGGTGGGAATTGCCAGTTTGTTTTTATGTGTTCTATGTATGTTTCTTTTATTTTCAGGAAAAGTTGAATTGGGAGAATATGTTTTTGGATTAAGCTTAATTATGCTTTTAGTCTCTTTGGTTCTTTCGCTTAGAGAAATTGCGATATCAGTAGATGCATTAGAGTTACACTTAAGCGATATTGAAGCCTCGCCAAATAAAAAGGATTAG